In a genomic window of Helianthus annuus cultivar XRQ/B chromosome 10, HanXRQr2.0-SUNRISE, whole genome shotgun sequence:
- the LOC110885583 gene encoding pentatricopeptide repeat-containing protein At4g35130, chloroplastic, whose translation MAALLSLSSSFNFIINENTPRTRAKRAAEFINQYDPIKQKPLNPVKNTKLHSNSSMAKTSLLRQMEHFISYVESGSVDNALQLFDEMDKRSSFVWNLVIRVLTNNGFYKEALELYYRMSVNGIRADKFTYPFVVKACGGCLDLVEGQKVHSKLFTVGLDLDLHVCNSLIIMYAKVGCIEFAEKVFDEMPVRDLVSWNSMINGYILVNDGLSSLECVFEMQQHGIQPDRFTIVSALHASSLVCSLTKGKEIHTLVIKSKLECNERVQTSLIDMYGKCGGLCYAERVLNMNSCIHVAAWNAMIHGYALNGKPFESFSCFRKMQENGLKPDNISLINLLPSCSQIGSLFRSKTVHAYAIRVGFLPHIVLDTALIDMYGKCGEPRLAKLIFNQMHQRNLISYNTLLSALGQNGEYRDALKFFCDMWNDGFKPDATTVSTILSVYSEVALLREGKQIHGYVVKSGFCSNTFVLNSLTCMYSKCGDLVSAREVFNGILLKDVISWNTIIMAYAIHGYGEISVNLFSEMKKTGIKPNSSTFVSVLTSCSVSGMVEKGWNYFTKMKSEYGIDPSIEHYGCMLDLLARVGDLNKAKELITKVPLEPTSRIWGSLLAASRQHKDVELAEFAAKQILRLGRDNTGLYVLLSNLYAETGRWEDVRRVKSIMESQQLMKTVGLTMVDVKGQTFKFTDQDRSHEHSHLIYDVLDVILKNPYGNNVFKFKPVDFLKKRSKSADWHSVRLAVCFGLISMSIGTPVLVRKNVRICEDCHDAMKKISLICHREIVVGDSKIYHHFEHGQCSCRDYW comes from the coding sequence ATGGCAGCCTTATTATCACTAAGTTCATCTTTCAACTTCATAATTAATGAAAACACTCCAAGAACACGAGCCAAAAGAGCTGCAGAATTCATCAATCAGTACGACCCCATCAAGCAGAAGCCTTTAAATCCTGTAAAAAACACTAAACTCCACTCGAATTCATCAATGGCGAAAACGAGTTTACTTCGACAGATGGAACATTTCATTTCGTATGTGGAAAGTGGGTCTGTTGATAATGCACTCCAACTGTTCGATGAAATGGATAAGAGAAGTAGCTTTGTTTGGAATCTTGTAATTCGGGTGTTAACGAATAATGGGTTTTATAAAGAAGCTCTCGAGTTGTATTATCGAATGTCGGTCAATGGCATTCGAGCTGACAAATTTACATATCCGTTTGTGGTAAAGGCGTGTGGTGGGTGTTTGGATCTTGTTGAGGGGCAAAAGGTTCATTCTAAGTTGTTTACGGTTGGGTTGGATTTGGATTTGCATGTGTGTAACTCTCTTATTATAATGTATGCAAAGGTTGGGTGCATTGAGTTTGCGGagaaggtgtttgatgaaatgcctgtgAGAGACTTGGTTTCGTGGAACTCGATGATTAATGGGTATATCTTGGTTAACGATGGGTTAAGCTCGTTGGAATGTGTTTTTGAAATGCAACAACACGGAATCCAGCCTGACAGATTCACAATTGTAAGTGCTCTTCACGCGAGTTCTCTCGTGTGTTCTTTGACCAAAGGGAAGGAAATTCACACGCTAGTAATTAAAAGCAAGTTGGAATGCAACGAAAGGGTTCAGACGTCACTAATTGATATGTATGGGAAATGTGGCGGACTTTGTTATGCGGAGAGGGTTTTAAACATGAATTCTTGCATACATGTTGCAGCTTGGAATGCAATGATTCATGGGTATGCGTTAAATGGTAAACCGTTTGAATCATTTTCTTGCTTCAGGAAGATGCAAGAAAATGGTCTCAAACCCGATAACATATCACTGATTAACTTGCTTCCCTCCTGTTCACAGATAGGATCGTTGTTCAGGAGTAAAACCGTCCATGCTTATGCAATCAGAGTCGGGTTTCTTCCTCACATTGTACTCGACACTGCTTTAATAGATATGTATGGAAAGTGTGGAGAACCGAGATTGGCAAAACTAATCTTTAATCAAATGCATCAAAGAAATTTAATATCATATAATACTCTACTTTCTGCCCTTGGTCAAAACGGTGAATATAGAGACGCGCTAAAGTTCTTTTGTGATATGTGGAATGATGGTTTCAAACCCGATGCTACGACGGTTAGTACCATATTGTCTGTGTATTCTGAGGTAGCCCTTTTACGGGAAGGAAAGCAAATCCATGGGTATGTTGTTAAATCGGGCTTTTGTTCAAATACGTTTGTTCTCAATTCACTGACGTGTATGTACTCAAAGTGCGGGGATCTTGTTTCAGCTCGGGAAGTTTTCAATGGGATTTTATTGAAGGATGTTATTTCATGGAACACGATTATTATGGCATATGCGATTCACGGGTATGGTGAAATATCAGTTAATTTGTTCTCTGAGATGAAGAAAACGGGCATAAAGCCTAATTCGAGCACTTTTGTTTCGGTTTTAACATCTTGTAGTGTTTCGGGCATGGTGGAAAAAGGATGGAATTACTTCACTAAAATGAAAAGTGAATACGGGATTGATCCGAGTATAGAGCATTATGGTTGTATGCTTGATCTTCTTGCACGCGTTGGTGACCTCAATAAAGCGAAAGAGCTAATTACCAAAGTGCCCCTTGAGCCTACGTCTCGAATATGGGGATCTTTGCTTGCTGCAAGTCGACAACACAAGGATGTTGAACTTGCTGAATTTGCTGCTAAGCAGATTTTACGACTGGGACGTGATAACACGGGGCTGTACGTTTTACTGTCAAACTTGTACGCTGAAACAGGGAGATGGGAGGATGTTAGACGGGTCAAATCTATTATGGAAAGTCAACAGTTGATGAAAACAGTTGGGTTGACCATGGTTGATGTCAAAGGTCAAACCTTTAAGTTCACAGATCAAGATAGATCACATGAACATAGTCATCTGATATATGATGTTTTAGATGTAATATTAAAGAATCCTTATGGTAATAATGTGTTTAAATTCAAGCCAGTTGACTTTTTGAAAAAAAGGTCAAAGTCAGCAGATTGGCATAGTGTGAGACTTGCGGTTTGCTTTGGGTTGATCTCTATGTCGATTGGAACACCTGTTTTGGTTCGGAAAAATGTTAGAATTTGTGAAGATTGTCATGATGCTATGAAAAAGATTTCGCTGATATGTCACAGAGAAATAGTCGTCGGAGATTCGAAGATTTATCACCATTTTGAACACGGCCAATGCTCGTGTCGTGATTATTGGTAa